The segment GGATTGGAATCCTGGTCTTGGATTAAGACATGTTCTGCTGGTAAGTTGAAAGTACAGCACACTCACCCTTAGTCCATATTCTACTGCTAATGTGTTACCTGTCTGTAGTCAATTTTCAAGTCTGATCTATCTCAGAGGTCCAAATATCGTCAATTCGTCACAACATGCCGTGGACTTACTATTGGTTGTTTTTTTTTACACGTTTGTCAGGTAGTGAGATGCCTTCTGATCGAACCATTTCCTGAATCTGCCCTCAATGAACAAGCTGGAAAGATGTTACTTGAAAACTACGAGGAGTACGCACGGCATGCAAGGTTCGCTTTCAATTTCATGTTATCAGCCTAAACTAGCACTCAACATTTTTCCTCTTTGTGTTGAAGATCACATTATTAGGATTGGTGCAAGCACTGTCTACAATTACATGTGTCAGATCATCTCATACTGAAGCATCTTTTGAAGCTGTAACGAGTTCCTGATGACCATTTCTGTGCTGTGTATGTAGGCTATACACTGGCATCCACGCAATTAAACCCAAGAACAAATCGAAGAGTGGAGTTATTTCTGAGTCAACCACAGCTCTAAATGTGGGCCAGTCCAATACTGTTCTCGGTGAGAACACACCTTTGGCTTCAGCAGCGATATCTACGTCTGCTGCAGCCAAAGCATTAGGTAAAAACTCACTGGATCAGAATGCTGCTACGTCTGATCCTGTTGTAGGAGCATCCGCCGCGCCCAAGAAGGACGCGCCACATGCTGTCAAAGTTCCAGTTGATAAGAAGAAGATGGATGCAAGgaagaagagcttgaagagattgTAATTGTAACCGAATAATCCAGGGAGGCGATGGGGAGCGCTTAGCGGTAGATAAGTTAATGATGGCTTCATTTGTTTCTAGATTCAGCAGATGCCCGGGTGGAACTGAGTGTAAAATAGCGCCAGAAGCATCTCATGGGCTGTACTCTGTTTGAACAATCTGTCCGTGCAATCACAATCATTTATTCATTTGTTTGGAAGAATACTTGCCTTTTTCTGTTGATTCCCACTATCTCTTTGTTAATTCTTGTTGTTCCTCTACAAAAGAGATTAGATGCTCCATGGACAATGGACGGACATGGAGTGTAGCTAGTTCAGTGAACCTGAAGCCTTCTTTGACGAGGCGTTTGAGTGCTAAAGTGAAGAAGGCAGTAGATAGATACTCTCATCCAGAACCAATGAAGAGCGGACACGAGAAACACAACAAAAAACACTGCCCCACCGTAATGATCACTTCGGCTACTGCAGAACCTTTTCCTTGGGGTAGTAGAGCTGGGGCCTAAATTGGGAAACCATGACGGAACTTTCGTTCCGAGCTGATTCTCAGCCCACTTCCTTTTGTCCCCCCGTTTGGGAGCTGTAATCTCATGCCCACCTCGATTCTTCAGGAGTCGTACTATCAAAAAGGCCTTTTACCAACACACTAATCTGCCTCCCATCATGCCCATCCCCACTAGACTAGCACCACCACATCAGTCCAGCACTCCAGCTCCAGCACTCTCTCTTGTTCAAGCACTACTAGGTGCCTAGGTCATCCATGTGACCATGTGGATGGAGTTTAGTTTCCTTCTCGAGATACGATTTCTTGTTATGTTTCTGTTTCGTCCTGAGCATCGCCAATGTTCTTCTCAATTTATCTGGAGCAATGTGACTGTGACTCTTACTGCTAATCTTTAAAGGACTATGATTACAAGCGGTCAAGATCCAAGAAAGGCTTCTTCCAGATGACAGAGCCCAAGTGAGCTTTTTTTTACACTTTGGTCTGCCGGTGACGTGCTATCTATGCCTGGCGTGCGACGGTGATCCACTCACTCTTCCGGCGATCCGGCTTCCGGCCCCAAAGTTCTCGTGACCCAAAGAGGATTCAGGAACTTTCACAGGCAGCCGCGCCACTAGGCAAGGCTGGCTTGGCTATGCTTtgcgcctctctctctctctctctctctcggtccTTTTTGCTTTggtttttatatataaataaaaataaacatACCCTTTAATCCGTTGGGTTACTTTGACAGGAGAGACTAGTAGGCTAGTGAAAAGTCCACAAAGCGGTGGCCGGTGACGTGCGTCTGTCTGGCTTGGCTAATGGCTAGCCGGCTAGGGAAACAAAAACATGATGATCTCTCGCCGCATCGCCGGACGCAAACAACGGAGATACGCGGCTTGTTTCCGAAGCCAGGTGCGCTGTGCATAGCATAAAGCTGCGGCGATTTTCGTGCCACCATCAGCCCTCTAGAGGTTGGTTATCCAGAAGGTCAAAGCAGCAGCTGGTGGTGGTGGACGAGAGAATACGAGAGGAGATGTTTCAAGCGCAGCAAAGGCTCCTCCGCCGTACTCCTGGTTGGTCGATCTGATAGCTTGCCGCGAAGAGGAAACAAGAATCTCTCTCATGTCACGGCCTCACGGGCACGAAACGTGCCTTGCGTCTGTATATCCATGGCATCATCTTCTCTCTGATGATCACTAAATATACAAGTGTTACGGTTCCGTGCACTGTTTTGTTTAATTATATTATAGTAGGATGCATGCTAATTTTACCAttaaaatatagaaaaatatagaCTGTACAGTATGctattgtagtagtagtagttcagTGTTCAGCCCTAGTGGTGAGTGGACGTCAGTTGCAAATCGGGCTTAATTAATAAGAAACCGTGGTGAGTGAACGTCTCAGGGTCGTGACAAAAGATTCTGCATGTCCTAGTGGACCACTCCACCTACATCTCCTACACGCTAACACACGCACTAATCAAATGCCCAAATCGTCGATCTCACAGGACGACGAATGTGTGTCTGCCTCGTACGCGCGCGCATATGCACGAGTGATGTGAGATCCACAGTTTGTTTAAGCCGTCGTCCTTCCTGCACGCAATTAAACCCGGCTGCCTCCATTAATTAATATTAAGC is part of the Sorghum bicolor cultivar BTx623 chromosome 10, Sorghum_bicolor_NCBIv3, whole genome shotgun sequence genome and harbors:
- the LOC110431379 gene encoding ubiquitin-conjugating enzyme E2 22-like isoform X1 produces the protein MDDWPNSEEQATLLSLRQRCYFGTAGFISEVAEEAVLKLSAAISSMATNENLPPNVIRQLAKELKNLDDSPPEGIKVSVNDDDFTTIFADIEGPAGTPYENGLFRMKLLLSRDFPHSPPKGFFLTKIFHPNIATGGEICVNTLKKDWNPGLGLRHVLLVVRCLLIEPFPESALNEQAGKMLLENYEEYARHARLYTGIHAIKPKNKSKSGVISESTTALNVGQSNTVLGENTPLASAAISTSAAAKALGKNSLDQNAATSDPVVGASAAPKKDAPHAVKVPVDKKKMDARKKSLKRL
- the LOC110431379 gene encoding ubiquitin-conjugating enzyme E2 22-like isoform X2, with protein sequence MATNENLPPNVIRQLAKELKNLDDSPPEGIKVSVNDDDFTTIFADIEGPAGTPYENGLFRMKLLLSRDFPHSPPKGFFLTKIFHPNIATGGEICVNTLKKDWNPGLGLRHVLLVVRCLLIEPFPESALNEQAGKMLLENYEEYARHARLYTGIHAIKPKNKSKSGVISESTTALNVGQSNTVLGENTPLASAAISTSAAAKALGKNSLDQNAATSDPVVGASAAPKKDAPHAVKVPVDKKKMDARKKSLKRL